The genome window CCGGTAACGTATCTGTTTTTTACCGTTGCTTGCGATATAAGCCAGTCCAAAAACAACGAGTAAGCCGATAATGGCAATTAGAAATTTCATTTGATCTCTCCTTTGAAGGTAGTTAAGCCGGATGTGAAATTCAGCTCAAAGGGTGCTTAAAGCATTTTTAACAGTAATCTTTCAGAAAACTTATGAAGCGCTTACAATAAGTTCCGTTAATTAAAATATAAGTGTAAATTGTATTCCCTGTACCTGAGACGAACGCTCAAGTACAGAGAACATAACATTACTTTTGTTGGATAAGCTTGTGCTTGTTCAACCTTTTGCTTAATAAGAAGATGTAGATTGACCGCCCTGCATAATCTTCACGCCAGAGCTTGCACCGATCCGAGTCGCACCCGCTTCAATCATTTTCTGCATATCTTCCAGGCTACGTACACCACCGGAAGCTTTAACGCCAACATCAGGACCTACAGTACGACGCATCAAAGCGATATCTTCTGGCGTTGCTCCACCTGTAGAGAAACCTGTAGAGGTTTTAACAAAATCAGCTCCAGCTCGTACAGCTGCCTGACAAGCACGTACTTTCTCATCATCCGTCAACAGACAAGTTTCAATAATAACTTTCACCAAAGCTTTACCCGCAGCCGCTTCAACGACAGCACGAATATCTTGTTCAACATAATCATCCTTGCCATCTTTCAAAGCACTGATGTTGATGACCATATCGACTTCAGTTGCACCTTTAGCAATCGCATCCTTGGTTTCGAAAGCTTTTGTTTCCGTTGTGGATGCTCCCAGAGGGAAACCAATAACGGTGCAGATGTCTACGCCAGTACCCTGCAACTGCTCAGCAGCATAAGCAACCCAACCTGGGTTAACACATACAGAAGCAAATTGATATTGCTTCGCTTCTTCGGTTAACTTGGCCATTTCACTTTGCGTTGCGTCCGCACGAAGCAACGTATGGTCGATCATTTTAGCTAATTGTGGTGTAGTCAATTGAATCTCTCCCTTATCTGAACTAGTTATTTTCTATACCCTTACACTAACATGAACATATGTAAAAATCAACTTGAACTTTTGTTCACACCTTGACTTACCGTTCTTGCCTCATTATATTTTCTGCCTAACAAAGCAAAACATCCGCCCTTTTTACGTGGCAGATGTTGTCATCCATATCCATTTGAAATTAGAACCGCAGTAATGCCTGGGCTGTGTACTGATCCGTAACCAAAATATTCGCATAATGACCTTTAAGCGCGGCGTGAATCGCTTCAATTTTGCGTTGGCCCCCGGCGACCAGGATTGATTTTTCCTTATTTCTCAATTCAGCCAAGTCAATACCGACGGTTCTACTGTTAATCTCTTCACTGATCAACTGACCTTCCGCATCGAAAAAGCGTGAACAAATGTCACCTGCACCAGAGTTCATTAATAATTGTTGCTCTTCTTCATTGAAGTAACCGAGCCTGAACAGTAATGCATCTTCTTTCACAGTACCCACGGTGAACAAAGCGATATTGGCCTGTCTGCCAAGTTCTACAATTCTGCCGATATGCCGATCGGCCTCCACCATGTTCTTCACTTCAATGTTGTCGAAAATAACGGGCAGTGGCAAATACCTTGGTACCGTGTGGAAAGCTTCAGCGAATAAATGTACAATCTCAGCGGCATACGTATTGACATGGGAGTGGCTTACTCCCCCCTTCAATTGTACAACTTCGACACCTTTAACCTGCTTGGGACGGAGCTGACGTGCTACGGCATGCATGGTTGTTCCCCAAGTCACCCCGATAATATCCGCATCCTGAACCGTCTCCTGAAGGTAGTCTGCTGCTCGTTTGCTGATATGCTTCTGTATTTCCTCATCACTCTTCAACGGGGCAAAACACACAAGTGCCGTATCCAGATCATATTTCGACCTGAGTTCTCCGGCAATGATATCGATATCCTCCAACGGGTCCATTATTTCAATCCGGACGTATCCCCGATCTTTCGCATACTGAAGTAACCTTGATACGGTTGGACGCGACACGCCCAATCTTGCAGCAATATCCTGCTGGCTGTAATCGGACTGATAATACAATTTCGCTGCTTCAATGCTTAATCGTTGCTTCTCCAGGTCCATTCCCATGTGCGCTCATCTCACTCATCCCTATTATCGTTGGAACACAAATACTCGTCCTGTATATTATACATGGATTTAGTATCTGGTTACTATATAGCATTCAATTCAGTATCGGCTCCATCCATTCAATTCCTTTCTGACGTATAAAACGAGGAAAACGATGCATACTACTGCGGTCGCTTCATTATTGCCAAGATTGGTTCGACCATTAATCGCACAGAGAGGAAGAACTGCATGTCTACCTTATTGTATATTACTGCCCATCCTCATGATCATGAAACCTCCTTCAGCATGGCTACGGGCAAAGCATTTATTGATGCGTATCGTGAAAGTCACCCTTCCGATGAGGTTGTTCACCTCGATCTGTACCGCTCGGATATTCCGCATATCGATGCGGATGTCTTCAGTGGCTGGGGCAAACTGCAATCGGGCAGTGACCTGACTTCGGAAGAGCAGGCGAAAGTAAGCCGTTTGAATGAACTGTCGGATCAATTTGCCTCAGCAGATAAATATGTTTTTGTAACCCCGATGTGGAACTTCTCATTTCCTCCCATTCTGAAGGCATATGTGGACTCTATCTGTGTGGCCGGCAAAACATTCCGGTATACAGAACAAGGTCCTGTTGGACTGTTGTCTGACAAAAAAGCGCTGCATATTCAAGCACGCGGTGGCATTTATTCCGAAGGCCCAGCGGCTCAGATGGAATCCGGTCATCGTTATCTAAGCATTATCATGTCATTTCTCGGTGTGCCGAAGCTTGATGGCATCTTTGTAGAGGGACATAATCAATATAAAGATCGTACAGATGAGATCAAGCAACAAGCCATTGAACAGGCGCGTACTTTCGCAAAACAGTTTTAGAGAGGTAGTTTCATCCCATCTTCTCGGTACTGAAAACCTAACTTTTTGAACACTCACTTAGAGTGTATTAAACAAAACTGAACCAAAAACAAAACCCGCGTGTGACCTAGGGATATTCCCAGGAAACACGCGGGTTTTCAATGTATAATCAACCTAGAGCTTATTGACGTCCAGCGCTGGCACGGCTCATCGTTTCAAGTTTACGTGTAATCGCATGACGGTCCACTTTCAATCCCCATATCATCTCGATAATCTGCTCTTTCTCTTCCGGATTGTCCGCATGCTTCAGTTGCATTAACAGATCATGCATCTGTTCATTAATGCCTTCAAATTGGTTCCATAGATCCTGTCTTACCTCTGTTGAATCCAGATGATGATTCGCATCGACTTCTTCCTTCAATGCTTGCAGAATGGCATCTTTCCATTCGTCATCACCTAGCTGTTTCGCAATGTTCAGGAGATCCAGATAATCGTCAACAAGAAGTGAGTTCAATTCAGCATGTGTTTTCATCGTTTATTGCATCCCCTTTTCGTCTATTTACCAAGTATTATACTCGGTATTTCAGCATATGCAATAGCTGTCGGAAAAAGTTGCTTTATGTAGCCTGTGCCTATCCATTCAGATAGCTGCATAACAGTCCGCGTTCTGTTCCGCTTACGCCTGGACCAAGGCAGTAGAAAACCAACTACAACGCATTGTTCGGATTTGTGCTGATAGCCACGAATCCAACCTTCGATGCTTTCTAATTCAACAATA of Paenibacillus sp. FSL R5-0517 contains these proteins:
- the deoC gene encoding deoxyribose-phosphate aldolase — protein: MIDHTLLRADATQSEMAKLTEEAKQYQFASVCVNPGWVAYAAEQLQGTGVDICTVIGFPLGASTTETKAFETKDAIAKGATEVDMVINISALKDGKDDYVEQDIRAVVEAAAGKALVKVIIETCLLTDDEKVRACQAAVRAGADFVKTSTGFSTGGATPEDIALMRRTVGPDVGVKASGGVRSLEDMQKMIEAGATRIGASSGVKIMQGGQSTSSY
- a CDS encoding sugar-binding transcriptional regulator; translated protein: MDLEKQRLSIEAAKLYYQSDYSQQDIAARLGVSRPTVSRLLQYAKDRGYVRIEIMDPLEDIDIIAGELRSKYDLDTALVCFAPLKSDEEIQKHISKRAADYLQETVQDADIIGVTWGTTMHAVARQLRPKQVKGVEVVQLKGGVSHSHVNTYAAEIVHLFAEAFHTVPRYLPLPVIFDNIEVKNMVEADRHIGRIVELGRQANIALFTVGTVKEDALLFRLGYFNEEEQQLLMNSGAGDICSRFFDAEGQLISEEINSRTVGIDLAELRNKEKSILVAGGQRKIEAIHAALKGHYANILVTDQYTAQALLRF
- a CDS encoding FMN-dependent NADH-azoreductase, coding for MSTLLYITAHPHDHETSFSMATGKAFIDAYRESHPSDEVVHLDLYRSDIPHIDADVFSGWGKLQSGSDLTSEEQAKVSRLNELSDQFASADKYVFVTPMWNFSFPPILKAYVDSICVAGKTFRYTEQGPVGLLSDKKALHIQARGGIYSEGPAAQMESGHRYLSIIMSFLGVPKLDGIFVEGHNQYKDRTDEIKQQAIEQARTFAKQF